One genomic segment of Clostridium estertheticum subsp. estertheticum includes these proteins:
- a CDS encoding DUF262 domain-containing protein has product MNEIGVATNKKLIELFNMMKSGSLILRPRFQRNLVWNHEHKEKFIETILKGLPFPEIYLADGEIDLEKQTSTMVVVDGQQRLGTINEYIKSDEFIISNIKKFSELTDDEKKSFFDYKIVVRDLGRITDELVLDIFNRINSVQYALNSMEIRNALYQGEFIQTAKIIIENGKEFFEKTEIFSLEESSRMDDIEYILLIMSTLEEGGYFAGKKEIETYVKMNDEKYLNKDNMIKDINYAIKLIDDCKLPNDTMWYKKSNFFSLVIELVMFNKDYEAINDVGILVSLLEELQEKIYDNKKGNNEFSEYYLYIFQSTQSRKGREIRGKLIRKNLREMRIRAELTSIINEKFIDEVSNKACEIVIDGSALGKLYGDFGLQFDYLDYDCLEGIAISSITCTEDSEGIIYAGNIEMLVSISPGTHYSGERIDWSGVEILLSGNFELTKVKIGETYDGFEINDLKFIKRYYSESGDTITN; this is encoded by the coding sequence ATGAATGAAATAGGAGTAGCTACAAATAAAAAGTTAATTGAATTATTTAATATGATGAAAAGTGGTAGCCTCATTCTTAGACCACGTTTTCAAAGAAATTTGGTTTGGAATCATGAACACAAAGAAAAATTTATAGAAACTATTTTAAAAGGGTTGCCATTCCCTGAGATATATTTGGCTGATGGTGAGATTGATTTAGAAAAACAAACATCTACCATGGTGGTTGTTGACGGACAGCAGAGACTAGGAACAATAAATGAGTATATTAAATCAGATGAATTTATAATAAGTAATATAAAAAAGTTTTCAGAGTTGACTGATGATGAAAAGAAAAGCTTTTTTGATTATAAAATAGTAGTTAGGGATTTAGGAAGAATAACTGACGAATTGGTATTGGATATTTTTAACAGAATCAATTCTGTACAATACGCTCTAAACTCTATGGAAATAAGAAATGCATTATATCAAGGAGAGTTTATTCAAACTGCAAAAATTATAATTGAAAATGGTAAAGAGTTTTTTGAGAAAACGGAAATTTTTAGCTTAGAAGAATCTTCGAGAATGGATGATATCGAGTATATACTATTAATTATGTCTACATTGGAAGAAGGTGGATACTTTGCAGGGAAAAAGGAGATAGAAACATATGTAAAAATGAATGATGAAAAATATTTAAATAAAGATAATATGATTAAAGATATTAATTATGCAATAAAATTAATAGATGATTGTAAATTACCTAATGATACAATGTGGTACAAAAAATCTAATTTCTTTAGTCTTGTAATAGAGTTAGTTATGTTCAATAAAGATTATGAAGCTATAAATGATGTAGGTATTTTAGTAAGTTTGCTTGAGGAGCTTCAAGAAAAGATATATGATAATAAGAAAGGAAACAATGAGTTTTCTGAATATTACTTATATATATTTCAATCAACTCAAAGTAGAAAAGGTAGGGAAATCAGAGGAAAGCTAATCAGAAAAAATTTAAGAGAGATGAGAATTAGAGCTGAATTAACGAGTATAATTAATGAAAAATTTATTGATGAAGTAAGTAATAAAGCATGTGAAATAGTAATTGATGGAAGTGCTTTAGGTAAGTTATATGGAGATTTCGGATTACAATTTGATTATTTAGATTATGATTGTCTCGAGGGCATAGCAATAAGTTCTATAACATGCACTGAAGATAGTGAAGGTATCATTTATGCTGGGAATATAGAGATGCTTGTATCAATTTCACCTGGAACCCACTATTCTGGTGAACGAATTGATTGGTCAGGTGTAGAAATATTGCTTAGTGGTAATTTTGAGTTAACAAAGGTTAAAATTGGTGAGACCTATGATGGATTTGAAATAAATGATTTGAAATTTATTAAAAGATATTATAGCGAAAGTGGAGATACTATAACTAATTGA